The Tenebrio molitor chromosome 3, icTenMoli1.1, whole genome shotgun sequence genome contains a region encoding:
- the Pax gene encoding leupaxin isoform X5: MSAKLRRRTPSPKTVTFDPSPPTTLERTIKRLTFKSHAEWEHYLNALLADLQNTVSPGGATGSSSGYGSLNASRGTRQSPGGDSSATKVESYSVRSGTYGKTQPTSGPRSPGYGQHGYTSGPASGEKRTFNNNLSELDTLLQDLSSSRYANTSENGMNGSLNGGGAYNGSGGLSPGTNSRPSSAQSTLNRPTVDSLLEKLNPNPGDVFYSGPRKVTITVKETKTETGYPGETELISSHITTSTAPAASTATRELDDLMASLSGIKVNQGNPQHQTVTDSQYARPTKATQSQSAPPPKQNLDSMLGNLQADMSRQGVNTSQKGCCSACDKPIVGQVITALGKTWHPEHFTCTHCTQELGTRNFFERDGKPYCEPDYHNLFSPRCAYCNGPILDKCVTALEKTWHMEHFFCAQCGKQFGEEGFHEREGKPYCRDDYFDMFAPKCGACNRAIMENYISALNAQWHPDCFVCRDCKLPVQGKSFYAVEGKPVCPVCIGREDEEDE, translated from the exons ACGCCCTCTTGGCTGACCTTCAAAATACGGTGTCTCCGGGTGGTGCAACAGGAAGCAGTTCAGGTTACGGCTCGCTGAATGCCTCCAGAGGGACGAGACAGTCACCGGGAGGTGACAGTTCCGCTACTAAAGTGGAGTCCTACAGTGTCAGATCG GGTACTTATGGCAAGACCCAACCGACTTCCGGCCCGCGGAGTCCCGGATACGGCCAGCACGGTTACACTTCCGGTCCGGCCTCGGGCGAGAAGCGCACTTTCAACAACAACCTCTCCGAGCTGGATACTCTGCTGCAAGACTTGAGCAGCTCGAGATACGCGAACACGTCAG AAAACGGCATGAACGGTTCTCTGAACGGTGGCGGCGCCTACAACGGCTCCGGGGGACTGAGTCCTGGCACCAATTCCAGGCCATCCAGCGCCCAGAGCACCCTGAATCGGCCGACGGTCGACAGCCTcctggaaaaattaaatccgAATCCGGG AGATGTTTTCTACAGTGGCCCCAGAAAAGTGACGATAACAGTGAAGGAGACGAAAACCGAAACCGGTTATCCCGGTGAAACCGAACTGATTTCTTCTCATATCACCACCTCTACAGCTCCTGCGGCTTCCACCGCCACCAGAGAACTTGACGATTTGATGGCGAGTCTGTCCGGAATCAAG GTCAACCAGGGCAACCCCCAACACCAGACGGTCACCGATTCTCAGTACGCGCGCCCCACCAAAGCCACCCAGTCGCAGAGCGCGCCGCCCCCCAAACAGAACCTCGATTCTATGCTCGGGAACTTGCAAGCGGACATGAGTCGGCAAGGAGTCAACACCAGCCAAAAGGGATGCTGCAGCGCCTGCGACAAACCCATCGTGGGGCAGGTGATCACCGCCCTGGGCAAGACCTGGCATCCGGAGCACTTCACCTGCACCCATTGCACCCAAGAACTGGGCACCAGGAATTTCTTCGAACGCGACGGGAAGCCCTACTGTGAACCGGACTATCACAATCTATTCAGTCCGAGATGCGCGTACTGCAACGGCCCCATTTTGGAT aaatgcgTCACCGCGTTAGAGAAAACCTGGCACATGGAACACTTCTTCTGCGCACAATGCGGCAAGCAGTTCGGAGAGGAAGGTTTCCATGAGCGCGAGGGCAAACCGTACTGTAGGGACGATTATTTCGACATGTTCGCCCCGAAATGTGGCGCCTGCAACAGGGCCATcatggaaaattatatttctgcTCTGAATGCGCAATGGCACCCCGATTGTTTCGTTTGCAGG GATTGCAAGTTGCCAGTACAAGGAAAATCGTTTTATGCAGTCGAAGGAAAACCGGTGTGTCCAGTATGTATCGGAAGGGAGGACGAAGAAGACGAATGA
- the LOC138126188 gene encoding tRNA pseudouridine synthase Pus10-like, producing MASEEEIKLYNEIISKGCCKRCALRYLGHGRTLITFDDPDICLLNFGHISPLDGIFENFQNKKMKKNPCAVCLDLLSDRMFGELLEHQELSKVSEYLHEHFVAYITFPPCILLRDHSMKIHLKNAFPNVFDVSKVIKIKHAWRDSIEKRLCKVLKKSYKHLSRLTVHFYTEYLLEDEELAVVQDCVKPRTQKNNILSRHCVESLLESMPDEDFNKLVRIPPGIPLYEVTFKEMKFFSEAIHLVGNYCKYSRELYQIPFVVDGKIVNGYSIENIILEALKKVVSFKGMVFLASSFDDASFRVLGKGRTFYLQIQDAKVDSISHQQCRTIERIINAAKGLRVKNLKQADKKDIMVTMESEQQNPRSYKLLCIVYKCKNVDYCVNAVNMYSKISIQQKTPVRVLHQNRPYNSKEKKIYYIKATKIKNNLLEIELCAECGLSVGEFVNGDFGRTNPSLCDIMKAKVELLAVDVVDFQSTLACAAEEEDVEI from the exons ATGGCTtcagaagaagaaataaaattatataacGAAATAATTAGCAAAGGTTGCTGCAAACGTTGTGCATTGAGGTACTTAGGACATGGTAGGACGTTAATAACTTTCGACGATCCAGATATATGTTTGCTCAAC TTCGGTCACATATCTCCATTGGATGGCATattcgaaaattttcaaaataaaaagatgaaGAAAAATCCGTGTGCAGTGTGCTTAGATTTGTTATCGGACCGTATGTTTGGCGAGCTGCTAGAACACCAAGAATTAAGCAAAGTTTCAGAGTACCTGCACGAGCACTTCGTCGCGTATATTACTTtcccaccctgtatattattgaGAGATCACAGCAtgaaaattcatttgaaaaatgCATTTCCCAATGTTTTTGATG taagtaaagtaataaaaataaagcacGCCTGGAGAGACTCGATAGAAAAAAGGTTGTGCAAAGTTCTGAAGAAATCTTACAAACACCTTTCAAGACTTACAGTTCATTTCTACACTGAATATCTGCTGGAAGATGAA GAACTGGCGGTTGTGCAAGACTGTGTAAAGCCTAGAACgcagaaaaataatatattgaGCAGACATTGTGTTGAATCTCTATTGGAGTCGATGCCAGATGAGGACTTTAATAAGTTGGTAAGAATACCGCCAGGAATACCGCTCTACGAGGTGACATTcaaagaaatgaaatttttctcCGAGGCGATACATCTTGTAGGCAATTATTGTAAATACTCTAGAGAACTGTACCAAATACCATTTGTAGTTGATGGTAAAATAGTTAACGGATATAGTATTGAAAACATAATCTTAGAGGCCCTAAAAAAAGTCGTGAG TTTTAAGGGGATGGTGTTTCTGGCATCTAGTTTTGACGACGCAAGCTTTCGGGTTTTAGGAAAAGGGAGAACTTTTTATTTGCAAATACAAGACGCCAAAGTGGATTCAATCTCTCATCAGCAATGCCGTACAATTGAAAGAATAATTAACGCTGCGAAAGGCTTAAGGGTGAAAAACTTGAAACAAGCAGACAA aaaagacATAATGGTCACAATGGAGTCGGAACAGCAAAATCCGCGTTCATATAAACTGTTGTGCATCGTATACAAGTGTAAAAATGTAGATTATTGCGTAAACGCTGTAAACATGTACAGCAAAATCAGCATTCAACAAAAAACACCGGTAAGGGTGTTGCATCAAAACCGACCGTATAATtccaaagaaaagaaaatttattacataaaAGCCACGAAGATTAAAA ATAATTTACTTGAAATAGAATTGTGTGCGGAATGTGGGTTGTCCGTCGGCGAGTTTGTGAATGGCGACTTTGGAAGGACGAATCCTTCACTATGCGACATCATGAAGGCGAAAGTTGAACTTTTGGCAGTGGATGTTGTTGATTTTCAGTCAACTTTAGCGTGCGCAGctgaagaagaagatgttgAAATCTAA
- the Pax gene encoding leupaxin isoform X2 gives MSAKLRRRTPSPKTVTFDPSPPTTLERTIKRLTFKSHAEWEHYLNALLADLQNTVSPGGATGSSSGYGSLNASRGTRQSPGGDSSATKVESYSVRSGTYGKTQPTSGPRSPGYGQHGYTSGPASGEKRTFNNNLSELDTLLQDLSSSRYANTSENGMNGSLNGGGAYNGSGGLSPGTNSRPSSAQSTLNRPTVDSLLEKLNPNPGGPRKVTITVKETKTETGYPGETELISSHITTSTAPAASTATRELDDLMASLSGIKVNQGNPQHQTVTDSQYARPTKATQSQSAPPPKQNLDSMLGNLQADMSRQGVNTSQKGCCSACDKPIVGQVITALGKTWHPEHFTCTHCTQELGTRNFFERDGKPYCEPDYHNLFSPRCAYCNGPILDKCVTALEKTWHMEHFFCAQCGKQFGEEGFHEREGKPYCRDDYFDMFAPKCGACNRAIMENYISALNAQWHPDCFVCRDCRQPFIGGSFFDHEGQPYCETHYHLKRGSLCAGCHKPISGRCITAMFRKFHPEHFVCAFCLKQLNKGTFKEQNDKPYCHTCFDKLFG, from the exons ACGCCCTCTTGGCTGACCTTCAAAATACGGTGTCTCCGGGTGGTGCAACAGGAAGCAGTTCAGGTTACGGCTCGCTGAATGCCTCCAGAGGGACGAGACAGTCACCGGGAGGTGACAGTTCCGCTACTAAAGTGGAGTCCTACAGTGTCAGATCG GGTACTTATGGCAAGACCCAACCGACTTCCGGCCCGCGGAGTCCCGGATACGGCCAGCACGGTTACACTTCCGGTCCGGCCTCGGGCGAGAAGCGCACTTTCAACAACAACCTCTCCGAGCTGGATACTCTGCTGCAAGACTTGAGCAGCTCGAGATACGCGAACACGTCAG AAAACGGCATGAACGGTTCTCTGAACGGTGGCGGCGCCTACAACGGCTCCGGGGGACTGAGTCCTGGCACCAATTCCAGGCCATCCAGCGCCCAGAGCACCCTGAATCGGCCGACGGTCGACAGCCTcctggaaaaattaaatccgAATCCGGG TGGCCCCAGAAAAGTGACGATAACAGTGAAGGAGACGAAAACCGAAACCGGTTATCCCGGTGAAACCGAACTGATTTCTTCTCATATCACCACCTCTACAGCTCCTGCGGCTTCCACCGCCACCAGAGAACTTGACGATTTGATGGCGAGTCTGTCCGGAATCAAG GTCAACCAGGGCAACCCCCAACACCAGACGGTCACCGATTCTCAGTACGCGCGCCCCACCAAAGCCACCCAGTCGCAGAGCGCGCCGCCCCCCAAACAGAACCTCGATTCTATGCTCGGGAACTTGCAAGCGGACATGAGTCGGCAAGGAGTCAACACCAGCCAAAAGGGATGCTGCAGCGCCTGCGACAAACCCATCGTGGGGCAGGTGATCACCGCCCTGGGCAAGACCTGGCATCCGGAGCACTTCACCTGCACCCATTGCACCCAAGAACTGGGCACCAGGAATTTCTTCGAACGCGACGGGAAGCCCTACTGTGAACCGGACTATCACAATCTATTCAGTCCGAGATGCGCGTACTGCAACGGCCCCATTTTGGAT aaatgcgTCACCGCGTTAGAGAAAACCTGGCACATGGAACACTTCTTCTGCGCACAATGCGGCAAGCAGTTCGGAGAGGAAGGTTTCCATGAGCGCGAGGGCAAACCGTACTGTAGGGACGATTATTTCGACATGTTCGCCCCGAAATGTGGCGCCTGCAACAGGGCCATcatggaaaattatatttctgcTCTGAATGCGCAATGGCACCCCGATTGTTTCGTTTGCAGG GACTGCCGACAACCGTTCATCGGTGGATCATTTTTCGACCACGAGGGGCAGCCCTATTGCGAGACCCATTATCACCTGAAACGTGGCTCTCTTTGCGCCGGTTGCCATAAGCCCATCTCCGGCCGATGCATCACGGCCATGTTCAGGAAATTCCATCCGGAGCATTTCGTTTGCGCTTTTTGTTTGAAGCAGCTAAACAAAGGCACTTTCAAGGAACAAAATGATAAGCCATACTGTCATACGTGTTTCGATAAGCTTTTCGGTTGA
- the LOC138126190 gene encoding DNA primase large subunit-like has protein sequence MTLNFDFNVNMYQDPPVGFENVMYLVEIAHERLKLYKLFENNESFTDEELKARMENSFLIELLDDNLRICEARRKDYLSHWVLRVAYSNNNELFFIKNELMWFQIRFNRMGSDEKRRFMEKHNFIFPAVSDDVKASLKLDRHVWYKFKFTEVPELLKKRIYPLCGGYIYIPAHKIVYWLLNKLEISLKESLIHIKKMIISNCDDQLKTILSMLNLGNPHGYRSIGNHIELDDLDERSKYFPLCMKFQHETLRKTHHLKYFSRMQYGLFLKGLGLSLEDALELWRGEFVKTMPEKQFWKKYSYLFKHQYGTVGSRIDYAPYACAKILKSTVTTNQIHGCPFKHWDEDVLVKRLKSDGISNLKIAEIVALVRRKKYTQACTRYLQCHHQNVTHSIITYPNEYYEKLCESCVVDIEDLFKSDEDS, from the coding sequence ATGACATTAAACTTCGACTTTAACGTTAATATGTACCAAGACCCACCCGTtggttttgaaaatgtaatgtaCCTTGTCGAAATAGCTCATGAAAGACTAAAACTGTATAAACTGTTTGAAAACAATGAATCGTTCACGGATGAAGAATTAAAAGCGCGCATGGAAAactcatttttaattgaattattagatgacaatttgagaatctgtgAAGCCCGAAGAAAGGATTATTTATCTCACTGGGTACTGAGGGTAGCATACAGCAATAATAATGAACTATTCTTCATTAAGAATGAACTCATGTGGTTTCAAATACGATTTAATAGAATGGGATCTGATGAAAAACGAAGATTTATGGAAAaacacaatttcatttttcccGCCGTCAGTGATGATGTAAAAGCTTCTTTGAAGCTTGACAGGCATGTATggtacaaatttaaatttacagaaGTCCCAGAACTACTAAAGAAGAGAATATATCCTTTGTGTGGCGGTTACATCTACATACCCGCCCATAAAATTGTGTATTggttattaaataaactagAAATTAGTCTCAAAGAATCTTTgattcacattaaaaaaatgattataTCAAATTGCGATGATcagttaaaaacaattttgtcgATGTTGAACCTTGGCAACCCACATGGTTATCGCTCGATTGGTAATCACATTGAGCTTGATGATCTGGATGAAAGGTCTAAATATTTTCCCCTGTGCATGAAATTCCAACACGAAACTTTACGAAAAACCCATCACTTAAAATACTTCTCGCGCATGCAGTAcggtttatttttgaaaggtTTGGGTCTTTCGCTGGAAGACGCGTTAGAACTTTGGCGCGGCGAATTCGTGAAGACTATGCCTGAAAAACAGTTCTGGAAGAAATATTCCTATTTGTTTAAACATCAGTATGGAACGGTTGGAAGCAGGATCGATTACGCTCCATACGCCTGTGCGAAGATTTTAAAAAGCACCGTAACGACGAATCAAATTCACGGATGCCCATTCAAACACTGGGATGAAGACGTTCTGGTAAAAAGATTGAAAAGCGACGGGATTTCGAATTTGAAGATTGCCGAAATTGTAGCGTTAGTAAGGCGAAAGAAATATACTCAAGCGTGCACGCGGTACCTTCAGTGTCATCATCAGAATGTAACACACAGTATAATTACATATCCGAACGAGTATTATGAAAAACTTTGTGAATCTTGCGTTGTGGACATTGAGGATTTGTTTAAATCAGATGAAGACAGTTAG
- the Pax gene encoding leupaxin isoform X1 encodes MSAKLRRRTPSPKTVTFDPSPPTTLERTIKRLTFKSHAEWEHYLNALLADLQNTVSPGGATGSSSGYGSLNASRGTRQSPGGDSSATKVESYSVRSGTYGKTQPTSGPRSPGYGQHGYTSGPASGEKRTFNNNLSELDTLLQDLSSSRYANTSENGMNGSLNGGGAYNGSGGLSPGTNSRPSSAQSTLNRPTVDSLLEKLNPNPGDVFYSGPRKVTITVKETKTETGYPGETELISSHITTSTAPAASTATRELDDLMASLSGIKVNQGNPQHQTVTDSQYARPTKATQSQSAPPPKQNLDSMLGNLQADMSRQGVNTSQKGCCSACDKPIVGQVITALGKTWHPEHFTCTHCTQELGTRNFFERDGKPYCEPDYHNLFSPRCAYCNGPILDKCVTALEKTWHMEHFFCAQCGKQFGEEGFHEREGKPYCRDDYFDMFAPKCGACNRAIMENYISALNAQWHPDCFVCRDCRQPFIGGSFFDHEGQPYCETHYHLKRGSLCAGCHKPISGRCITAMFRKFHPEHFVCAFCLKQLNKGTFKEQNDKPYCHTCFDKLFG; translated from the exons ACGCCCTCTTGGCTGACCTTCAAAATACGGTGTCTCCGGGTGGTGCAACAGGAAGCAGTTCAGGTTACGGCTCGCTGAATGCCTCCAGAGGGACGAGACAGTCACCGGGAGGTGACAGTTCCGCTACTAAAGTGGAGTCCTACAGTGTCAGATCG GGTACTTATGGCAAGACCCAACCGACTTCCGGCCCGCGGAGTCCCGGATACGGCCAGCACGGTTACACTTCCGGTCCGGCCTCGGGCGAGAAGCGCACTTTCAACAACAACCTCTCCGAGCTGGATACTCTGCTGCAAGACTTGAGCAGCTCGAGATACGCGAACACGTCAG AAAACGGCATGAACGGTTCTCTGAACGGTGGCGGCGCCTACAACGGCTCCGGGGGACTGAGTCCTGGCACCAATTCCAGGCCATCCAGCGCCCAGAGCACCCTGAATCGGCCGACGGTCGACAGCCTcctggaaaaattaaatccgAATCCGGG AGATGTTTTCTACAGTGGCCCCAGAAAAGTGACGATAACAGTGAAGGAGACGAAAACCGAAACCGGTTATCCCGGTGAAACCGAACTGATTTCTTCTCATATCACCACCTCTACAGCTCCTGCGGCTTCCACCGCCACCAGAGAACTTGACGATTTGATGGCGAGTCTGTCCGGAATCAAG GTCAACCAGGGCAACCCCCAACACCAGACGGTCACCGATTCTCAGTACGCGCGCCCCACCAAAGCCACCCAGTCGCAGAGCGCGCCGCCCCCCAAACAGAACCTCGATTCTATGCTCGGGAACTTGCAAGCGGACATGAGTCGGCAAGGAGTCAACACCAGCCAAAAGGGATGCTGCAGCGCCTGCGACAAACCCATCGTGGGGCAGGTGATCACCGCCCTGGGCAAGACCTGGCATCCGGAGCACTTCACCTGCACCCATTGCACCCAAGAACTGGGCACCAGGAATTTCTTCGAACGCGACGGGAAGCCCTACTGTGAACCGGACTATCACAATCTATTCAGTCCGAGATGCGCGTACTGCAACGGCCCCATTTTGGAT aaatgcgTCACCGCGTTAGAGAAAACCTGGCACATGGAACACTTCTTCTGCGCACAATGCGGCAAGCAGTTCGGAGAGGAAGGTTTCCATGAGCGCGAGGGCAAACCGTACTGTAGGGACGATTATTTCGACATGTTCGCCCCGAAATGTGGCGCCTGCAACAGGGCCATcatggaaaattatatttctgcTCTGAATGCGCAATGGCACCCCGATTGTTTCGTTTGCAGG GACTGCCGACAACCGTTCATCGGTGGATCATTTTTCGACCACGAGGGGCAGCCCTATTGCGAGACCCATTATCACCTGAAACGTGGCTCTCTTTGCGCCGGTTGCCATAAGCCCATCTCCGGCCGATGCATCACGGCCATGTTCAGGAAATTCCATCCGGAGCATTTCGTTTGCGCTTTTTGTTTGAAGCAGCTAAACAAAGGCACTTTCAAGGAACAAAATGATAAGCCATACTGTCATACGTGTTTCGATAAGCTTTTCGGTTGA
- the Pax gene encoding leupaxin isoform X4 — MDDALLADLQNTVSPGGATGSSSGYGSLNASRGTRQSPGGDSSATKVESYSVRSGTYGKTQPTSGPRSPGYGQHGYTSGPASGEKRTFNNNLSELDTLLQDLSSSRYANTSENGMNGSLNGGGAYNGSGGLSPGTNSRPSSAQSTLNRPTVDSLLEKLNPNPGDVFYSGPRKVTITVKETKTETGYPGETELISSHITTSTAPAASTATRELDDLMASLSGIKVNQGNPQHQTVTDSQYARPTKATQSQSAPPPKQNLDSMLGNLQADMSRQGVNTSQKGCCSACDKPIVGQVITALGKTWHPEHFTCTHCTQELGTRNFFERDGKPYCEPDYHNLFSPRCAYCNGPILDKCVTALEKTWHMEHFFCAQCGKQFGEEGFHEREGKPYCRDDYFDMFAPKCGACNRAIMENYISALNAQWHPDCFVCRDCRQPFIGGSFFDHEGQPYCETHYHLKRGSLCAGCHKPISGRCITAMFRKFHPEHFVCAFCLKQLNKGTFKEQNDKPYCHTCFDKLFG; from the exons ACGCCCTCTTGGCTGACCTTCAAAATACGGTGTCTCCGGGTGGTGCAACAGGAAGCAGTTCAGGTTACGGCTCGCTGAATGCCTCCAGAGGGACGAGACAGTCACCGGGAGGTGACAGTTCCGCTACTAAAGTGGAGTCCTACAGTGTCAGATCG GGTACTTATGGCAAGACCCAACCGACTTCCGGCCCGCGGAGTCCCGGATACGGCCAGCACGGTTACACTTCCGGTCCGGCCTCGGGCGAGAAGCGCACTTTCAACAACAACCTCTCCGAGCTGGATACTCTGCTGCAAGACTTGAGCAGCTCGAGATACGCGAACACGTCAG AAAACGGCATGAACGGTTCTCTGAACGGTGGCGGCGCCTACAACGGCTCCGGGGGACTGAGTCCTGGCACCAATTCCAGGCCATCCAGCGCCCAGAGCACCCTGAATCGGCCGACGGTCGACAGCCTcctggaaaaattaaatccgAATCCGGG AGATGTTTTCTACAGTGGCCCCAGAAAAGTGACGATAACAGTGAAGGAGACGAAAACCGAAACCGGTTATCCCGGTGAAACCGAACTGATTTCTTCTCATATCACCACCTCTACAGCTCCTGCGGCTTCCACCGCCACCAGAGAACTTGACGATTTGATGGCGAGTCTGTCCGGAATCAAG GTCAACCAGGGCAACCCCCAACACCAGACGGTCACCGATTCTCAGTACGCGCGCCCCACCAAAGCCACCCAGTCGCAGAGCGCGCCGCCCCCCAAACAGAACCTCGATTCTATGCTCGGGAACTTGCAAGCGGACATGAGTCGGCAAGGAGTCAACACCAGCCAAAAGGGATGCTGCAGCGCCTGCGACAAACCCATCGTGGGGCAGGTGATCACCGCCCTGGGCAAGACCTGGCATCCGGAGCACTTCACCTGCACCCATTGCACCCAAGAACTGGGCACCAGGAATTTCTTCGAACGCGACGGGAAGCCCTACTGTGAACCGGACTATCACAATCTATTCAGTCCGAGATGCGCGTACTGCAACGGCCCCATTTTGGAT aaatgcgTCACCGCGTTAGAGAAAACCTGGCACATGGAACACTTCTTCTGCGCACAATGCGGCAAGCAGTTCGGAGAGGAAGGTTTCCATGAGCGCGAGGGCAAACCGTACTGTAGGGACGATTATTTCGACATGTTCGCCCCGAAATGTGGCGCCTGCAACAGGGCCATcatggaaaattatatttctgcTCTGAATGCGCAATGGCACCCCGATTGTTTCGTTTGCAGG GACTGCCGACAACCGTTCATCGGTGGATCATTTTTCGACCACGAGGGGCAGCCCTATTGCGAGACCCATTATCACCTGAAACGTGGCTCTCTTTGCGCCGGTTGCCATAAGCCCATCTCCGGCCGATGCATCACGGCCATGTTCAGGAAATTCCATCCGGAGCATTTCGTTTGCGCTTTTTGTTTGAAGCAGCTAAACAAAGGCACTTTCAAGGAACAAAATGATAAGCCATACTGTCATACGTGTTTCGATAAGCTTTTCGGTTGA
- the Pax gene encoding leupaxin isoform X3: MDDLDALLADLQNTVSPGGATGSSSGYGSLNASRGTRQSPGGDSSATKVESYSVRSGTYGKTQPTSGPRSPGYGQHGYTSGPASGEKRTFNNNLSELDTLLQDLSSSRYANTSENGMNGSLNGGGAYNGSGGLSPGTNSRPSSAQSTLNRPTVDSLLEKLNPNPGDVFYSGPRKVTITVKETKTETGYPGETELISSHITTSTAPAASTATRELDDLMASLSGIKVNQGNPQHQTVTDSQYARPTKATQSQSAPPPKQNLDSMLGNLQADMSRQGVNTSQKGCCSACDKPIVGQVITALGKTWHPEHFTCTHCTQELGTRNFFERDGKPYCEPDYHNLFSPRCAYCNGPILDKCVTALEKTWHMEHFFCAQCGKQFGEEGFHEREGKPYCRDDYFDMFAPKCGACNRAIMENYISALNAQWHPDCFVCRDCRQPFIGGSFFDHEGQPYCETHYHLKRGSLCAGCHKPISGRCITAMFRKFHPEHFVCAFCLKQLNKGTFKEQNDKPYCHTCFDKLFG, encoded by the exons ACGCCCTCTTGGCTGACCTTCAAAATACGGTGTCTCCGGGTGGTGCAACAGGAAGCAGTTCAGGTTACGGCTCGCTGAATGCCTCCAGAGGGACGAGACAGTCACCGGGAGGTGACAGTTCCGCTACTAAAGTGGAGTCCTACAGTGTCAGATCG GGTACTTATGGCAAGACCCAACCGACTTCCGGCCCGCGGAGTCCCGGATACGGCCAGCACGGTTACACTTCCGGTCCGGCCTCGGGCGAGAAGCGCACTTTCAACAACAACCTCTCCGAGCTGGATACTCTGCTGCAAGACTTGAGCAGCTCGAGATACGCGAACACGTCAG AAAACGGCATGAACGGTTCTCTGAACGGTGGCGGCGCCTACAACGGCTCCGGGGGACTGAGTCCTGGCACCAATTCCAGGCCATCCAGCGCCCAGAGCACCCTGAATCGGCCGACGGTCGACAGCCTcctggaaaaattaaatccgAATCCGGG AGATGTTTTCTACAGTGGCCCCAGAAAAGTGACGATAACAGTGAAGGAGACGAAAACCGAAACCGGTTATCCCGGTGAAACCGAACTGATTTCTTCTCATATCACCACCTCTACAGCTCCTGCGGCTTCCACCGCCACCAGAGAACTTGACGATTTGATGGCGAGTCTGTCCGGAATCAAG GTCAACCAGGGCAACCCCCAACACCAGACGGTCACCGATTCTCAGTACGCGCGCCCCACCAAAGCCACCCAGTCGCAGAGCGCGCCGCCCCCCAAACAGAACCTCGATTCTATGCTCGGGAACTTGCAAGCGGACATGAGTCGGCAAGGAGTCAACACCAGCCAAAAGGGATGCTGCAGCGCCTGCGACAAACCCATCGTGGGGCAGGTGATCACCGCCCTGGGCAAGACCTGGCATCCGGAGCACTTCACCTGCACCCATTGCACCCAAGAACTGGGCACCAGGAATTTCTTCGAACGCGACGGGAAGCCCTACTGTGAACCGGACTATCACAATCTATTCAGTCCGAGATGCGCGTACTGCAACGGCCCCATTTTGGAT aaatgcgTCACCGCGTTAGAGAAAACCTGGCACATGGAACACTTCTTCTGCGCACAATGCGGCAAGCAGTTCGGAGAGGAAGGTTTCCATGAGCGCGAGGGCAAACCGTACTGTAGGGACGATTATTTCGACATGTTCGCCCCGAAATGTGGCGCCTGCAACAGGGCCATcatggaaaattatatttctgcTCTGAATGCGCAATGGCACCCCGATTGTTTCGTTTGCAGG GACTGCCGACAACCGTTCATCGGTGGATCATTTTTCGACCACGAGGGGCAGCCCTATTGCGAGACCCATTATCACCTGAAACGTGGCTCTCTTTGCGCCGGTTGCCATAAGCCCATCTCCGGCCGATGCATCACGGCCATGTTCAGGAAATTCCATCCGGAGCATTTCGTTTGCGCTTTTTGTTTGAAGCAGCTAAACAAAGGCACTTTCAAGGAACAAAATGATAAGCCATACTGTCATACGTGTTTCGATAAGCTTTTCGGTTGA